The Yoonia sp. SS1-5 genome contains a region encoding:
- the rph gene encoding ribonuclease PH: protein MRPSGRQNDEMRPVSIETQVTMHAEGSCLIKCGNTHVLCTATIDERVPPFLKNSGLGWVTAEYGMLPRATNTRMRREAKNGQSGRTQEIQRLIGRSLRAGVDRVALGERQIIVDCDVIQADGGTRCASITGGWVALKLAVQKLMKTGDVISDPLIDPVAAISCGIYAGQEVLDLDYPEDSEAGVDGNFVMTGGKLIEVQMSAEGSTFSRTQMNGLLDLAEKGVAELAEAQLAAVA, encoded by the coding sequence ATGCGCCCATCTGGCCGCCAAAATGACGAAATGCGCCCCGTGTCCATCGAAACGCAGGTGACAATGCATGCAGAAGGGTCCTGTCTGATCAAATGCGGCAATACCCATGTGCTGTGTACAGCCACAATTGATGAGCGGGTGCCACCATTCCTGAAGAATTCGGGCCTTGGTTGGGTCACCGCCGAATATGGGATGTTGCCACGGGCGACAAATACACGGATGCGCCGGGAAGCCAAAAACGGGCAATCGGGACGGACACAGGAAATCCAACGACTGATCGGGCGTTCCTTGCGTGCAGGCGTTGACCGTGTTGCGCTTGGTGAGCGGCAGATCATTGTCGATTGCGATGTGATTCAAGCCGATGGCGGCACGCGCTGCGCATCAATCACCGGTGGTTGGGTTGCGCTGAAACTGGCCGTTCAGAAGCTGATGAAAACCGGCGATGTGATCAGCGACCCGCTGATTGACCCGGTTGCTGCGATCTCCTGCGGGATTTATGCGGGTCAGGAAGTGCTCGACCTCGACTATCCGGAAGATAGCGAAGCAGGCGTTGACGGAAATTTTGTGATGACCGGCGGCAAACTTATCGAGGTCCAGATGTCAGCCGAGGGATCAACCTTTAGCCGGACGCAGATGAATGGCCTGCTGGATTTGGCTGAAAAGGGCGTCGCGGAACTGGCAGAGGCCCAACTGGCGGCCGTGGCCTGA
- a CDS encoding nucleotide exchange factor GrpE gives MANKEDELQSLDELAAEAEEPDFDAAAASFDEIEALRSERDDFRDKFMRALADAENTRKRADRDRREAENYGGSKLARDLLPVYDNMSRALNAAKEGEEKVPEALLEGVELTMRELINVFKKHGIEPIEPQVGDKFDPQQHQAMFEAPLPGTQAGDIIQVAATGFMLHDRLLRPAQVGVSSTPAS, from the coding sequence ATGGCTAACAAAGAAGACGAACTGCAATCGCTGGACGAACTTGCCGCCGAAGCAGAAGAGCCGGATTTTGACGCTGCTGCTGCAAGCTTTGACGAGATTGAGGCGCTGCGGTCCGAACGCGACGATTTTCGCGACAAGTTCATGCGCGCCCTGGCTGACGCCGAAAATACCCGAAAGCGTGCAGATCGTGACCGGCGCGAGGCGGAAAACTATGGCGGTTCCAAGCTCGCGCGGGACTTGCTGCCCGTCTATGACAATATGAGCCGTGCTTTGAATGCCGCCAAAGAGGGTGAAGAAAAGGTCCCCGAGGCGCTTTTGGAAGGTGTTGAACTGACGATGCGGGAATTGATCAACGTGTTCAAGAAACACGGGATCGAACCGATCGAGCCGCAGGTTGGTGATAAATTTGATCCCCAGCAGCATCAGGCAATGTTCGAAGCGCCGCTCCCCGGGACGCAGGCAGGCGACATCATTCAGGTGGCCGCAACCGGGTTCATGTTGCACGACCGGCTGCTGCGGCCCGCTCAGGTTGGGGTGTCGTCAACGCCAGCGTCGTAA
- the hrcA gene encoding heat-inducible transcriptional repressor HrcA, whose product MTDQTPKIEDMNARSREVFRRVVEGYLQSGAPVGSRTLTRSLSEQVSAATIRNVMQDLEYLGLLDSPHVSAGRIPTQLGLRMFVDGLLEVGDLDGHDREAIDRTVGANDPDVTSVLDQVGQALSGVTQGASLVLTPKHEAPVKHIEFVSLSSDKALVVLVFGDGHVENRIFTPPAGQTPASMREAANFLNAIATGHTLSELGKVISREIAVRRQELDALAAELVESGEALWENEGEATERLIVRGRGNLLGETESEVDLERIRTLFDDLERKRDIAQFLDLAQEGEGVRIFIGSENKLFSLSGSSLVVSPYMNADRKIIGAVGVIGPTRLNYGRIVPIVNYTAQLVGKMIADRS is encoded by the coding sequence ATGACAGATCAGACACCCAAGATCGAAGACATGAACGCCCGATCCCGCGAAGTATTTCGGCGGGTTGTCGAGGGTTACCTGCAATCTGGCGCGCCGGTTGGGTCCCGTACATTGACGCGCAGCTTGTCCGAACAGGTCAGTGCAGCGACAATCCGGAATGTTATGCAGGATCTGGAGTATCTGGGCCTGCTGGACAGTCCGCATGTCAGCGCAGGCCGTATCCCCACACAGCTGGGATTGCGGATGTTCGTCGACGGGCTGTTGGAGGTTGGTGACCTTGACGGCCATGATCGCGAAGCGATTGACCGCACCGTGGGCGCCAATGATCCGGATGTGACAAGCGTTCTGGATCAGGTGGGACAGGCGTTATCGGGTGTCACCCAAGGGGCCAGTCTTGTCCTGACCCCCAAACATGAAGCACCGGTGAAACATATCGAATTTGTGTCGCTGTCCAGCGATAAGGCTTTGGTGGTTCTGGTTTTTGGTGACGGGCATGTGGAAAACCGCATTTTTACCCCGCCCGCCGGGCAAACCCCCGCATCCATGCGGGAGGCTGCAAATTTTCTCAATGCGATTGCTACAGGCCATACGTTGTCAGAATTGGGCAAAGTGATCAGCCGGGAAATTGCCGTCAGGCGGCAGGAACTTGATGCACTTGCGGCCGAACTTGTCGAAAGCGGTGAGGCCTTGTGGGAAAATGAGGGCGAGGCGACTGAGCGGTTGATTGTCCGTGGTCGCGGCAACCTGCTTGGCGAGACCGAATCCGAGGTTGATCTGGAACGGATTCGCACCCTCTTTGATGACCTTGAACGCAAACGCGACATCGCCCAATTCCTTGATCTTGCGCAAGAGGGTGAAGGGGTTCGCATTTTTATTGGCTCAGAGAACAAATTGTTCTCACTTTCGGGTTCATCTTTGGTCGTTTCCCCTTATATGAACGCCGACCGTAAGATTATTGGCGCTGTGGGCGTCATTGGTCCGACTCGCCTCAATTATGGGCGGATCGTGCCGATTGTGAATTATACCGCACAGCTGGTGGGCAAGATGATTGCCGACCGCTCATGA
- a CDS encoding ribokinase, whose translation MAIWNLGSINADFVYTVPHIPAPGETLSSTDRQMFLGGKGANMSVAAARAGARVNHIGAVGADGKWAVERLLEYGVDTRNIAEIETETAQAIIMVDPQGENAIILHPAANAQIPQATLQTAMAEAQTGDWLVIQNETNLQRTAASLGKKMGLRVAYAAAPFDAERVMAVQPHLDFLILNAVEAAQLEQATGQAPADMDVRDVIVTLGADGADWYGTGGKQHFDAIAVDPVDTTGAGDTFTGYVLAGLDRGMPMEQAIGQATKAGALMVMRHGTADVIPDLSEVQAFHL comes from the coding sequence ATGGCGATCTGGAACCTTGGGTCGATTAACGCTGATTTTGTTTACACCGTGCCGCACATCCCCGCCCCGGGCGAGACGCTTTCATCCACCGACAGGCAGATGTTTTTGGGCGGTAAAGGGGCCAATATGTCGGTGGCTGCCGCACGGGCAGGGGCCCGTGTGAACCATATCGGCGCTGTGGGGGCGGATGGAAAATGGGCAGTGGAACGTCTGCTGGAATATGGGGTCGATACCCGCAATATCGCCGAAATAGAGACTGAAACGGCGCAAGCGATCATCATGGTTGATCCGCAGGGTGAGAACGCGATCATTTTGCATCCGGCGGCCAATGCGCAAATTCCGCAAGCAACGTTGCAGACCGCAATGGCCGAGGCGCAGACCGGCGATTGGCTAGTGATTCAGAACGAAACTAACCTGCAACGGACAGCGGCAAGCCTGGGCAAGAAAATGGGGCTGCGCGTGGCCTATGCGGCCGCGCCATTTGACGCCGAACGGGTCATGGCCGTTCAACCCCATCTCGACTTTCTGATCCTGAATGCGGTCGAGGCGGCCCAACTTGAGCAGGCGACAGGGCAGGCCCCTGCTGACATGGATGTGCGCGATGTGATCGTGACCTTGGGTGCGGATGGTGCGGATTGGTACGGAACCGGGGGCAAGCAGCATTTTGATGCCATCGCGGTTGATCCGGTTGATACAACCGGCGCGGGGGACACATTCACCGGTTACGTCTTGGCCGGGCTGGACAGGGGCATGCCGATGGAACAGGCCATTGGTCAGGCGACCAAGGCAGGGGCACTGATGGTCATGCGCCACGGCACTGCAGATGTCATTCCGGACCTGTCAGAGGTGCAGGCGTTTCATTTGTGA
- a CDS encoding DMT family transporter — MSIFVISVTAMVILVGAALAFQAPVNAALARGIGDPVVAAVMQFGIGFLVLCVIASMRGGLPTVSQLKTIPWWAFTGGALGAVWVLAAIWSVPRLGLVTMFGAMILGQLIAALLIDAGGMLGMEARSISAHRIAAVGLVMFGVLLSYK, encoded by the coding sequence ATGTCAATTTTTGTTATTTCGGTCACCGCAATGGTGATCCTTGTCGGTGCGGCCCTGGCATTTCAAGCACCGGTGAATGCGGCCTTGGCGCGCGGCATCGGTGATCCGGTCGTTGCGGCCGTGATGCAGTTTGGCATCGGTTTTCTGGTCTTATGCGTCATTGCATCCATGCGTGGCGGTCTGCCAACGGTATCACAGCTTAAGACGATCCCATGGTGGGCATTCACGGGTGGGGCGTTAGGTGCCGTGTGGGTTTTGGCGGCCATTTGGTCTGTGCCGCGCCTTGGCCTTGTGACGATGTTCGGCGCAATGATCCTGGGCCAGCTTATCGCGGCCCTTTTGATTGACGCCGGCGGCATGCTTGGCATGGAGGCACGCAGCATCAGCGCGCACCGTATCGCGGCCGTAGGCCTTGTGATGTTTGGTGTGCTTTTGTCCTACAAATAG
- the rdgB gene encoding RdgB/HAM1 family non-canonical purine NTP pyrophosphatase: MRKFVGDQLVVATHNQGKLEEIADLLSPYNIRLTSNADHSLPEPDETETTFAGNARIKAHAAAKATGLPALADDSGITIDALNGAPGVYTADWAETPDGRDFVAAMTRANAELDAVDAPFPRKAQFNCTFVLAWPDGHDEVFPGQMSGQIVWPMRGDQGHGYDPIFQPDGYRQTFGEMDRWEKNKISHRADAFAKLKACFG, from the coding sequence ATGCGCAAGTTTGTCGGTGATCAGCTTGTCGTCGCGACCCACAATCAGGGTAAGCTAGAGGAAATTGCCGACCTGCTGTCACCCTACAACATTCGGCTGACATCCAATGCGGACCACAGCCTGCCTGAGCCGGATGAAACGGAAACCACTTTTGCCGGCAATGCCCGGATCAAGGCCCATGCCGCCGCCAAGGCAACGGGCCTTCCCGCACTTGCCGATGACAGCGGGATCACCATCGACGCGCTGAACGGTGCGCCCGGTGTTTACACCGCTGATTGGGCAGAAACACCAGATGGGCGCGATTTCGTGGCTGCAATGACCCGCGCCAATGCGGAATTAGATGCGGTTGATGCCCCTTTTCCGCGAAAGGCCCAGTTTAACTGTACTTTCGTTCTGGCCTGGCCCGATGGGCATGACGAAGTCTTCCCCGGTCAGATGTCTGGTCAGATCGTGTGGCCCATGCGTGGCGATCAGGGTCATGGCTATGATCCGATCTTTCAGCCCGATGGGTATCGCCAAACCTTTGGCGAGATGGACCGTTGGGAAAAGAACAAGATCAGCCATCGGGCCGACGCATTTGCAAAGCTGAAGGCCTGCTTTGGCTGA
- a CDS encoding NADP-dependent malic enzyme — translation MPKTKLTREDALQFHMQPSPGKWEIQATVPMTTQRDLSLAYSPGVAIPCEEIAADPATAYDYTNKGNLVAVISNGTAVLGLGNLGALGSKPVMEGKSVLFKRFADVNSIDIELDTEDPEKFIEACKLMGPTFGGINLEDIKAPECFIIEQTLKETMDIPVFHDDQHGTAVICAAGLLNALHLSGKKIEDVKIVLNGAGAAGIACLELLKAMGAKHDNCIMCDTKGVIYQGRTEGMNQWKSAHAAATDHRTLDDAMKDCDVFLGVSAKGAVTQEMVSNMAPNPVIFAMANPDPEITPEDAHAVREDAIVATGRSDYPNQVNNVLGFPYLFRGALDIHARAINDDMKIACAEALAALAREDVPDEVAMAYGKKLSFGRDYIIPTPFDPRLIHRIPTAVAQAGMKTGVARRPIVDMDAYEQTLKSRMDPTQSMLRSLNARARAAQSTVIFAEGDDPRVLRAAVLYQRSGMGKALIVGREDDVKEKLTAEGLPEAVDELTIVNAANTEHLDTYKDFLYQRLQRKGFDTQDVHRLAARDRHVFASLMLAHGHADGMVTGATRKSAHVLELINHVFDAQPHDGAVGVTAVLHKGRIVLITDTLVHEWPDENDLADIAERGASVARDLGLDPRVAFLSFSTFGYPVSERAEKMHKAPEELDDRKVDFEYEGEMTVDVALNLQAQENYPFSRLTGPANVLVVPARHSASISVKLMQEMAGATVIGPILSGIGKPVQICSTVSTVNDILNMAVIAACGVD, via the coding sequence ATGCCAAAGACCAAACTGACCCGCGAGGATGCGCTGCAATTCCACATGCAGCCCAGCCCCGGAAAATGGGAAATTCAGGCAACCGTCCCGATGACCACGCAGCGGGATCTGTCGCTGGCCTATTCCCCCGGCGTTGCTATCCCGTGCGAGGAAATCGCAGCTGATCCTGCAACAGCCTACGACTATACCAACAAGGGTAATCTTGTTGCTGTCATCTCCAATGGAACCGCCGTGCTGGGCCTTGGGAACCTTGGCGCGTTGGGCAGCAAACCGGTGATGGAGGGCAAATCGGTACTATTCAAAAGGTTTGCCGACGTGAACTCCATCGACATTGAACTGGATACCGAGGACCCGGAAAAATTCATCGAAGCCTGCAAGCTGATGGGCCCGACCTTTGGCGGCATCAACCTTGAAGATATCAAAGCGCCCGAATGTTTCATCATCGAACAGACGCTCAAGGAAACGATGGATATCCCCGTCTTTCATGATGACCAGCACGGCACTGCCGTGATCTGTGCCGCAGGGCTGTTGAACGCGCTTCACCTGTCAGGCAAGAAAATCGAAGATGTAAAAATCGTCCTGAATGGGGCCGGGGCTGCAGGCATTGCCTGCCTTGAACTGCTCAAGGCGATGGGTGCCAAGCACGACAATTGCATCATGTGTGACACTAAGGGCGTGATCTATCAGGGCCGGACCGAAGGCATGAACCAATGGAAATCCGCCCATGCCGCCGCGACTGACCACCGCACATTGGATGACGCGATGAAGGATTGCGACGTGTTTCTGGGCGTCAGCGCAAAAGGGGCCGTGACGCAGGAAATGGTGTCTAACATGGCCCCAAACCCGGTTATTTTCGCCATGGCCAACCCTGATCCGGAAATCACGCCAGAGGATGCACATGCCGTCCGCGAGGATGCCATCGTCGCCACCGGCCGGTCAGACTACCCCAATCAGGTCAACAACGTGCTTGGGTTCCCCTATCTGTTCCGGGGTGCGCTGGATATCCATGCCCGCGCCATCAATGACGACATGAAGATCGCCTGTGCCGAGGCACTTGCCGCACTTGCGCGCGAAGACGTGCCAGATGAGGTCGCTATGGCCTACGGCAAAAAGCTGTCCTTTGGCCGCGACTACATCATCCCGACGCCCTTTGATCCGCGGTTGATCCACAGGATCCCAACGGCGGTTGCACAGGCAGGCATGAAAACCGGTGTCGCCCGGCGGCCCATTGTCGATATGGATGCCTATGAACAGACACTGAAATCACGGATGGATCCGACCCAATCCATGCTGCGCAGTCTGAACGCGCGGGCGCGGGCCGCCCAATCGACCGTGATCTTCGCAGAGGGCGACGACCCCCGGGTGCTGCGGGCGGCGGTGCTTTACCAACGCTCTGGCATGGGCAAGGCGCTGATCGTTGGGCGCGAAGACGATGTGAAGGAAAAACTGACCGCAGAAGGGCTGCCCGAGGCTGTGGACGAGTTGACCATCGTGAATGCGGCCAACACCGAGCATCTGGATACATACAAAGATTTTCTATACCAGCGGCTGCAACGCAAAGGGTTCGATACGCAGGATGTTCACCGGCTTGCAGCGCGGGATCGGCACGTATTTGCGTCTTTGATGCTGGCCCATGGACATGCCGATGGCATGGTGACCGGGGCGACCCGCAAATCAGCGCATGTGCTGGAACTGATCAACCATGTCTTTGATGCGCAACCGCATGATGGGGCCGTTGGGGTGACGGCTGTGTTGCACAAAGGGCGGATCGTGTTGATCACCGATACGCTGGTGCATGAATGGCCTGACGAAAACGATCTGGCCGATATTGCTGAACGCGGCGCATCTGTCGCCCGCGACCTCGGGCTTGATCCACGGGTGGCGTTCCTGTCGTTCTCGACATTCGGCTATCCGGTGTCGGAGCGGGCTGAAAAGATGCACAAAGCGCCCGAGGAGTTGGATGATCGCAAGGTCGATTTCGAATATGAAGGCGAGATGACCGTTGATGTCGCGCTGAACCTGCAGGCGCAGGAGAATTATCCGTTCTCGCGTCTGACTGGTCCTGCGAATGTCCTGGTCGTGCCCGCCCGGCATTCCGCCTCGATCTCGGTCAAACTGATGCAGGAAATGGCAGGTGCGACGGTGATCGGCCCGATCCTGTCGGGGATCGGCAAACCGGTGCAGATCTGTTCCACTGTGTCGACGGTCAATGACATCCTGAACATGGCGGTGATTGCCGCCTGCGGGGTCGACTGA
- the hemW gene encoding radical SAM family heme chaperone HemW, with translation MREDWEHGGFGLYIHWPFCQAKCPYCDFNSHVAQFIDQGAWQNAYLSEIDRIGAETPRRVLRSVFFGGGTPSMMDPDVVDAILSKVRATWACANDIEITLEANPTSVEAGRFKGYQDAGVNRVSMGIQALNDTDLKALGRLHSATEALAAFEVARNIFDRVSFDLIYARQNQTLDAWEAELDQALSLAIDHLSLYQLTIEDGTAFGDRYAAGKLRGLPHDDLAADMYALTQHKCGQAGLQGYEISNHALPGAESIHNQIYWRYGDYAGIGPGAHGRLTLHGKRYETNAPLAPGKWLRQVQSDGHGENKRTILSLDEQKTEYLLMGLRLFEGVDLTRMRLEDDGILLNKINDLREIDFVSVTQNRLLVTPKGRPLLNAILRELLVD, from the coding sequence ATCCGCGAAGACTGGGAACATGGGGGCTTTGGCCTTTATATTCACTGGCCATTCTGTCAGGCAAAATGCCCCTATTGCGACTTCAACTCGCATGTTGCGCAATTTATCGACCAAGGCGCCTGGCAAAACGCCTATCTCAGCGAGATCGACCGCATTGGCGCCGAAACACCGCGGCGCGTCCTTAGATCAGTCTTTTTTGGGGGTGGCACACCCAGCATGATGGACCCGGATGTGGTGGACGCGATCTTGTCAAAGGTTCGTGCCACATGGGCATGCGCCAATGACATCGAAATTACACTGGAAGCGAACCCAACGTCGGTCGAAGCGGGCCGGTTCAAAGGCTACCAAGATGCCGGCGTTAACCGGGTTTCCATGGGCATTCAGGCGCTGAATGACACCGATCTCAAGGCATTGGGGCGGCTTCATTCCGCAACCGAGGCTTTGGCCGCCTTTGAGGTCGCGCGCAATATTTTTGACCGGGTCAGCTTTGATCTGATCTATGCCAGGCAGAACCAAACGCTGGATGCGTGGGAAGCAGAACTGGATCAGGCGCTGTCATTGGCGATTGATCATTTGTCGCTTTATCAATTAACGATTGAAGACGGGACCGCATTTGGCGACCGCTATGCAGCCGGGAAACTGCGGGGCCTGCCGCATGATGATCTTGCCGCTGACATGTATGCGCTGACGCAGCACAAATGCGGTCAGGCTGGCTTGCAGGGTTATGAAATTTCCAATCATGCGCTGCCCGGCGCCGAGAGCATTCACAACCAGATTTACTGGCGCTACGGCGATTATGCGGGGATCGGCCCGGGGGCGCATGGGCGGCTGACCCTGCACGGCAAACGATACGAGACCAATGCACCGCTGGCGCCGGGAAAATGGCTGCGTCAGGTTCAATCAGATGGGCATGGCGAGAATAAGCGCACGATATTGTCGCTGGATGAACAAAAAACTGAATATCTGCTGATGGGTCTTCGGCTGTTCGAAGGTGTCGATCTGACGCGGATGCGATTGGAAGATGACGGCATTTTATTGAATAAAATCAATGATTTAAGAGAAATTGATTTTGTCTCGGTGACCCAAAACCGCCTTTTGGTCACGCCGAAGGGGCGACCGCTGCTCAATGCCATCTTGCGCGAACTGCTGGTCGACTAG
- the mutS gene encoding DNA mismatch repair protein MutS has translation MTTTKATVTPMMAQYLEIKAAHPDALLFYRMGDFYEMFFDDAVAAAEALDIALTKRGKHDDNDIPMCGVPHHAAEGYFLTLIRKGFRVAVCEQMESPAEAKKRGYKAVVKREVVRLVTPGTLTEDSLLDARRHNFLAAYHVVRDEGALAWADISTGAFHVMPCAGAALGPELARLTPKEVIVVDGSEAGWAETVSDSGATLTTLGAAAFDSTAGEKRLCSLYKVGSLDAFGSFSRAEIAAMSAVAEYLEITQKGNLPLLRPPMREAQAAAMQIDAATRRSLELTHAMGGGRQGSLLHCIDRTVTAGGARLLERRLASPACNLSVIGDRLDSIAFLVEQGRLLEDVRTQLRSVHDLDRALSRIALDRGGPRDMAAIRNTLGQAAALSAILPDELPEILTTAAQDLTGHDDLLGLLDDALIAEPPLLSRDGGFIAPGYDPELDEARQLRDEGRSVIAGMQAQYVDLSGVSSLKIKHNNVLGYFIETTATHAEKMMAAPLSETFIHRQTTANQVRFTTVELSEIETKILNAGGRALEIEKRLYSSLSQAIVDQAGPLGALARALSEFDLAGAMAHLAVAENWTRPKVDDSRAFEIEGGRHPVVEAALQKDGAPFVANDCALTGAPIWLLTGPNMAGKSTFLRQNALLAILAQMGSFVPATAAHIGIVSQIFSRVGASDDLARGRSTFMVEMVETAAILNQADDRALVILDEIGRGTATYDGLSIAWATLEHLHDVNRCRALFATHYHEMSALSAKLDGVENATVAVKEWDGDVIFLHEVKRGTADRSYGVQVARLAGLPTVVVERAKVVLEALEKGEREGGGAQKAIIDDLPLFSATPDPAPVKEKASQVEGRLKEVLPDELTPKDALALIYELREML, from the coding sequence ATGACCACTACCAAAGCCACAGTCACGCCCATGATGGCGCAATATCTTGAGATCAAGGCAGCGCACCCCGATGCCTTGCTGTTTTATCGCATGGGCGATTTCTACGAGATGTTTTTTGACGATGCCGTCGCGGCGGCAGAGGCGCTGGACATTGCCCTGACCAAACGCGGCAAACATGATGACAATGACATCCCCATGTGCGGCGTCCCGCATCATGCAGCCGAAGGGTATTTCCTGACCCTGATCCGCAAAGGCTTTCGCGTGGCCGTCTGCGAACAGATGGAAAGCCCGGCTGAGGCCAAGAAACGCGGCTATAAAGCCGTGGTCAAACGCGAGGTTGTGCGGCTGGTCACACCCGGCACATTGACCGAGGATTCCCTGCTCGATGCGCGCCGTCACAACTTTTTGGCGGCCTACCATGTGGTGCGGGATGAGGGCGCGCTGGCGTGGGCGGATATCTCAACCGGGGCGTTTCATGTGATGCCTTGTGCCGGGGCCGCATTGGGCCCGGAACTGGCGCGACTGACCCCAAAGGAAGTCATCGTCGTCGATGGATCAGAGGCGGGTTGGGCTGAAACAGTCTCTGATTCCGGCGCAACGCTGACCACCTTGGGCGCTGCGGCCTTCGACAGCACGGCGGGGGAAAAGCGACTATGTTCGCTTTACAAGGTTGGATCGCTGGATGCTTTTGGCAGCTTTTCACGGGCCGAGATCGCGGCGATGTCGGCCGTGGCCGAATATCTGGAGATCACACAGAAGGGCAATCTGCCCCTGCTGCGCCCCCCGATGCGCGAGGCGCAAGCCGCCGCAATGCAGATTGATGCCGCGACCCGCCGGTCGCTGGAACTGACCCATGCGATGGGCGGCGGGAGGCAAGGATCGCTGCTGCATTGTATTGATCGTACCGTAACGGCGGGCGGTGCGCGGTTGCTGGAACGTCGGCTCGCCTCGCCTGCTTGTAATTTGTCCGTGATCGGGGATCGGCTCGATTCCATTGCGTTTCTGGTGGAACAGGGTCGATTATTGGAAGACGTCCGAACGCAGCTGCGGTCGGTCCACGATCTTGATCGGGCGCTATCGCGCATTGCGCTGGATCGTGGCGGCCCGCGGGATATGGCGGCCATTCGGAACACGCTTGGGCAGGCTGCGGCCTTGTCAGCGATCTTGCCCGATGAGCTGCCAGAGATTTTGACCACCGCAGCGCAAGACCTGACCGGGCATGACGATCTGTTGGGGCTACTGGACGATGCGTTGATCGCGGAACCGCCCCTGTTGTCCCGCGACGGTGGGTTCATCGCGCCGGGATATGACCCGGAACTGGATGAAGCGCGGCAACTCCGGGACGAAGGCCGATCAGTCATCGCGGGAATGCAGGCCCAGTATGTGGATCTGTCCGGCGTTTCGTCGCTGAAAATCAAACACAACAACGTGCTGGGTTATTTTATCGAGACGACCGCGACCCATGCAGAAAAGATGATGGCGGCCCCGCTGTCAGAAACCTTCATTCATCGTCAGACCACGGCCAATCAGGTGCGGTTCACCACGGTAGAGCTGTCAGAGATTGAAACGAAGATCCTGAATGCCGGCGGGCGGGCGCTTGAGATCGAAAAGCGGCTCTATTCGAGCCTAAGTCAGGCGATTGTGGATCAGGCCGGGCCGCTGGGTGCGCTGGCACGGGCCCTGTCAGAATTTGATCTGGCCGGCGCCATGGCCCATCTGGCCGTTGCTGAAAACTGGACCCGTCCCAAGGTTGACGACAGCCGTGCATTTGAGATCGAAGGCGGGCGGCATCCCGTGGTAGAGGCCGCGTTGCAGAAAGACGGCGCACCGTTTGTTGCCAATGACTGCGCGCTAACCGGGGCACCCATCTGGTTGCTGACCGGGCCGAACATGGCGGGTAAGTCGACATTCCTGCGTCAGAACGCACTGCTGGCGATATTGGCCCAGATGGGCAGTTTCGTTCCAGCAACAGCCGCCCATATTGGCATTGTCAGCCAGATTTTCAGCCGGGTCGGCGCATCGGATGATCTGGCGCGGGGCCGGTCTACTTTTATGGTGGAAATGGTGGAAACAGCGGCGATCCTGAATCAGGCCGATGACCGCGCACTGGTGATACTGGATGAAATCGGGCGGGGCACCGCAACCTATGACGGGTTGTCGATTGCATGGGCCACGCTGGAACATTTGCACGACGTCAACCGATGCCGCGCGCTTTTCGCGACCCATTACCACGAAATGTCTGCGCTTTCGGCGAAACTGGATGGGGTCGAGAACGCAACAGTCGCGGTCAAGGAATGGGACGGCGATGTCATCTTCCTGCACGAGGTCAAGCGCGGAACAGCGGATCGTAGCTATGGTGTACAGGTCGCGCGCTTGGCCGGGCTGCCCACCGTGGTCGTGGAGCGGGCAAAGGTGGTTCTGGAAGCGCTGGAAAAAGGCGAACGCGAGGGCGGCGGCGCCCAGAAAGCCATTATCGACGACTTGCCACTGTTTTCGGCCACACCTGACCCGGCACCGGTCAAAGAAAAGGCGTCGCAGGTCGAAGGCAGGCTGAAAGAGGTTCTGCCGGATGAGCTGACACCCAAGGACGCCTTGGCCTTGATCTACGAGTTGCGCGAGATGTTGTAA